A window of Scophthalmus maximus strain ysfricsl-2021 chromosome 10, ASM2237912v1, whole genome shotgun sequence contains these coding sequences:
- the tmem116 gene encoding transmembrane protein 116 isoform X2 has translation MTSSGASSCSWPCSGISHCKGPMGKSVLGSGSIIVCVMSQRLSWRPELQPLFLLSVSDLLLALCWLIGAALFSEHRNTHCYNLHTVEQVLFMSSFFFTLNYMWDLFRGIREKLHRCLDGHSLQFSNRVSTAGKTTALLCGLVPLLLMTPVFIQGNIRQCQANFSQPYRCLLMDTGALYLTAEHQQPIRACHLLHTYTIAVFLAAFVLTLVGITVFVVKARRIYRRVVTSHGYLGNEQRTSLRVMDRRMLLYPLVFVLCWGPAASLASLRVAKPSACQGQAVVVLYISQAFTSASQGFLNCLVYGWTHTRLRRVGRTGQSRDMDTQTPLLRSQKKKNYQALPRIS, from the exons ATGACGTCGTCAGGTGCATCCAGCTGCTCATGGCCCTGCTCAG GCATTTCACACTGCAAGGGGCCGATGggaaagag TGTCCTGGGTTCAGGCTCCATCATCgtctgtgtgatgtcacagagacTCAGTTGGAGGCCGGAG ctgcagcctctgtTCCTGCTCAGTGTGTCCGACCTGCTGctcgccctctgctggctgaTCGGGGCCGCACTGTTCTCTGAGCACCgcaacacacactgttacaacCTGCACACTGTGGAGCAG gttctgttcatgtcGTCCTTCTTCTTCACGCTCAACTACATGTGGGACCTGTTCAGAGGAATCAGGGAGAAGCTGCACCGCTGCCTGGACGGACACTCGCTGCAG TTTTCCAACAGAGTGAGCACTGCTGGAAAAACCACGGCTCTGCTCTGTGG tctggttcctctgctgctgatgaCACCTGTTTTCATACAAGGAAACATCCGCCAATGTCAGGCCAACTTCAGTCAGCCCTACAG GTGTCTCCTGATGGACACCGGAGCGCTGTACCTGACCGCCGAGcaccagcagccaatcagagcctgCCACCTGCTCCACACCTACACCATCGCCGTCTTCCTCGCCGCCTTCGTCCTCACGCTCGTCGGCATCACC GTGTTCGTGGTCAAAGCCCGTCGCATCTACAGACGGGTTGTGACGTCACACGGTTACCTAGGCAACGAGCAGCGGACCTCGCTCCGCGTGATGGACCGGCGGATGCTGCTGTACCCGCTGGTCTTCGTCCTCTGCTGGGGTCCAG CGGCGAGTCTGGCGTCTCTGCGGGTGGCGAAGCCGTCGGCGTGTCAGGGCCAAGCCGTGGTCGTCCTCTACATATCACAG GCTTTCACCTCGGCCTCGCAGGGTTTCCTCAACTGTCTGGTGTACGGCTGGACGCACACTCGCCTGCGCCGGGTCGGCAGGACGGGACAGTCCCGGGACATGGACACGCAGACGCCTCTGCTGCGatcgcagaagaagaaaaactaccAGGCGCTGCCCAGGATCAGCTGA
- the LOC118284999 gene encoding zinc finger protein 883-like isoform X3, with amino-acid sequence MFSEMLTSAWFPAGAWTHPDVLTPEEPEEPALQHGGRPSKCRHRCSICGREFSRPSRLSDHMATHAGVKPHGCSVCGKRFSKKINVSAHQRVHTGEKPYSCPDCGVRYAQLSCLRRHRLGHAAEKPHQCTMCGRGFVQRRHLVQHERMHTGERPFSCPLCPKSFASRTGLSDHQKTHREENLRSCTFCDKVFSTPSSLRDHVRLHTGQKLHPCSLCSKSFNRPGLLRKHLQKHAEEEDVLDALRRGETPHRCLQCRKDFSSAEKLQLHQQLHQSALQFACDVCGRSFTRASRLKDHVRSHTGEKPYQCDVCQKRFSVQRVFRKHQEIHSREGHASSTAAAADNVMPGHVSDKRHVCSICSKSFLRPVRLRRHMRIHIRDGLIAVPADKEFWFNMQNVEGEGGAMKNEEEEGLEEEDSQELSAPAPKSRPPPGNHGNGLVSKEDGGDVSGLINSDGEEEDWRPALVDSSCLPTEPGGGDGGSEAKAAAPALAGGGDGKRKHCCPVCGRDCFKASALQKHLRIHSGERPFHCSACNKSFTQQVHLTEHRRIHTGEKPYTCSDCGKSFTFSSALRRHQRLHADTRPYQCSACQKTFKYQSSLKNHQLTHSGVRYQCPLCSKSFSRALELTYHVDMHSAARPYFCEICKKNLSGARIFRKHMKKHESSNSAPPSLPRDGAAATTTTPSAGGATEGQRV; translated from the exons atgttCTCTGAGATGTTAACGTCGGCCTGGTTTCCTGCAGGAGCGTGGACGCATCCAGACGTCCTGACACCAGAGGAACCGGAGGAACCTGCGTTACAACATGGCGGCCGTCCGTCAAAATGCCGTCACCGCTGTTCAATCTGCGGCAGGGAGTTTTCCCGTCCGTCTCGCCTCTCAGACCACATGGCGACGCACGCGGGCGTCAAGCCGCACGGCTGCTCCGTGTGCGGGAAACGCTTCTCCAAGAAGATCAATGTGTCGGCGCACCAGCGCGTCCACACCGGGGAGAAGCCGTACTCCTGTCCCGACTGCGGCGTCAGATACGCCCAGCTGAGCTGCCTGAGGAGGCACCGGCTCGGACACGCCGCAGAGAAGCCCCACCAGTGCACCATGTGCGGGCGAGGGTTCGTCCAGCGGCGGCATCTCGTGCAGCACGAGCGGATGCACACGGGTGAGAGGCCATTCTCCTGCCCGCTGTGCCCCAAGAGCTTTGCCTCCAGGACGGGCCTCAGCGATCACCAGAAGACCCACAGAGAGGAGAACCTACGCTCGTGCACGTTCTGCGACAAGGTCTTCAGCACGCCGTCGTCCCTCCGGGATCACGTGCGGCTCCACACGGGACAGAAGCTCCACCCCTGCTCGCTGTGCAGCAAGAGCTTCAACCGACCGGGCCTGCTGAGGAAGCACCTGCAGAAACACGCCGAGGAGGAAGACGTGCTCGACGCTCTGCGGAGG GGGGAGACGCCTCACCGCTGCCTCCAGTGCCGCAAAGACTTCTCCTCTGCCGAGAAGCTGCAGTTgcaccagcagctccaccagAGCGCGCTGCAGTTCGCCTGCGACGTCTGCGGCCGTAGTTTCACCAGAGCATCGCGGCTAAAGGACCATGTAAGGTCCCACACGGGGGAGAAACCGTACCAGTGCGATGTCTGCCAGAAACGATTCTCAGTGCAGCGGGTGTTCAGGAAGCACCAAGAGATCCACAGCAGGGAGGGACACGCCtcctccaccgccgccgccgccgacaaTGTGATGCCGGGCCACGTGTCTGACAAACGCCACGTCTGCAGCATCTGCTCCAAGAGCTTCTTGCGGCCCGTCCGGCTGCGCAGACACATGAGGATCCACATCAGGGACGGACTCATCGCCGTCCCCGCCGACAAG GAGTTCTGGTTCAACATGCAGaatgtggagggggagggaggggcgatgaagaacgaggaggaggagggtctggAAGAGGAG GACTCGCAGGAACTCTCCGCCCCTGCCCCTAAGTCCAGACCGCCGCCTGGTAACCATGGCAATGGCTTAGTGTcaaaggaggacggaggagacgTCAGCGGCCTGATAAACTCtgacggagaggaagaagactGGAGACCGGCGCTCGTGG ATTCTTCGTGTCTCCCGACAGAACCaggcggcggcgacggcggcTCGGAGGCAAAGGCGGCGGCGCCGGCTTTAGCAGGTGGTGGCGACGGTAAAAGGAAGCACTGCTGTCCGGTGTGCGGTCGCGACTGCTTCAAAGCATCAGCGCTGCAGAAGCACCTGAGGATTCACTCGGGCGAGCGTCCGTTCCACTGCTCCGCCTGCAACAAGAGCTTCACGCAGCAGGTGCACCTGACGGAGCACCGGAGGATCCACACCGGAGAGAAGCCCTACACCTGCTCCGACTGCGGCAAGAGCTTCACCTTCTCCAGCGCTCTGCGCCGCCACCAGCGGCTGCACGCCGACACCCGGCCGTACCAGTGCTCCGCCTGCCAGAAGACCTTCAAGTACCAGAGCTCGCTCAAGAACCACCAGCTGACGCACTCAGGCGTCCGCTACCAGTGTCCGCTGTGCAGCAAGAGCTTCAGCCGCGCCCTGGAGCTCACCTACCACGTGGACATGCACTCGGCCGCTCGGCCGTACTTCTGCGAAATCTGCAAAAAGAACCTGAGCGGAGCGCGGATCTTCCGCAAACACATGAAGAAACACGAGTCCTCGAACTCGGCGCCGCCATCGCTGCCACGAGACGGAGCGgcagcgacgacgacgacgccgTCGGCGGGCGGAGCCACCGAGGGTCAGAGGGTCTGA
- the tmem116 gene encoding transmembrane protein 116 isoform X1: MFNSSERNVTGAQDWTQVYDVVRCIQLLMALLSVLGSGSIIVCVMSQRLSWRPELQPLFLLSVSDLLLALCWLIGAALFSEHRNTHCYNLHTVEQVLFMSSFFFTLNYMWDLFRGIREKLHRCLDGHSLQFSNRVSTAGKTTALLCGLVPLLLMTPVFIQGNIRQCQANFSQPYRCLLMDTGALYLTAEHQQPIRACHLLHTYTIAVFLAAFVLTLVGITVFVVKARRIYRRVVTSHGYLGNEQRTSLRVMDRRMLLYPLVFVLCWGPAASLASLRVAKPSACQGQAVVVLYISQAFTSASQGFLNCLVYGWTHTRLRRVGRTGQSRDMDTQTPLLRSQKKKNYQALPRIS; the protein is encoded by the exons ATGTTCAACAGCTCAGAGAGAAACGTCACCGGAGCTCAGGACTGGACCCAG GTGTATGACGTCGTCAGGTGCATCCAGCTGCTCATGGCCCTGCTCAG TGTCCTGGGTTCAGGCTCCATCATCgtctgtgtgatgtcacagagacTCAGTTGGAGGCCGGAG ctgcagcctctgtTCCTGCTCAGTGTGTCCGACCTGCTGctcgccctctgctggctgaTCGGGGCCGCACTGTTCTCTGAGCACCgcaacacacactgttacaacCTGCACACTGTGGAGCAG gttctgttcatgtcGTCCTTCTTCTTCACGCTCAACTACATGTGGGACCTGTTCAGAGGAATCAGGGAGAAGCTGCACCGCTGCCTGGACGGACACTCGCTGCAG TTTTCCAACAGAGTGAGCACTGCTGGAAAAACCACGGCTCTGCTCTGTGG tctggttcctctgctgctgatgaCACCTGTTTTCATACAAGGAAACATCCGCCAATGTCAGGCCAACTTCAGTCAGCCCTACAG GTGTCTCCTGATGGACACCGGAGCGCTGTACCTGACCGCCGAGcaccagcagccaatcagagcctgCCACCTGCTCCACACCTACACCATCGCCGTCTTCCTCGCCGCCTTCGTCCTCACGCTCGTCGGCATCACC GTGTTCGTGGTCAAAGCCCGTCGCATCTACAGACGGGTTGTGACGTCACACGGTTACCTAGGCAACGAGCAGCGGACCTCGCTCCGCGTGATGGACCGGCGGATGCTGCTGTACCCGCTGGTCTTCGTCCTCTGCTGGGGTCCAG CGGCGAGTCTGGCGTCTCTGCGGGTGGCGAAGCCGTCGGCGTGTCAGGGCCAAGCCGTGGTCGTCCTCTACATATCACAG GCTTTCACCTCGGCCTCGCAGGGTTTCCTCAACTGTCTGGTGTACGGCTGGACGCACACTCGCCTGCGCCGGGTCGGCAGGACGGGACAGTCCCGGGACATGGACACGCAGACGCCTCTGCTGCGatcgcagaagaagaaaaactaccAGGCGCTGCCCAGGATCAGCTGA
- the LOC118284999 gene encoding zinc finger protein 883-like isoform X2, with the protein MNGVKVEEAAAEDRGEESPRRPAPGAWTHPDVLTPEEPEEPALQHGGRPSKCRHRCSICGREFSRPSRLSDHMATHAGVKPHGCSVCGKRFSKKINVSAHQRVHTGEKPYSCPDCGVRYAQLSCLRRHRLGHAAEKPHQCTMCGRGFVQRRHLVQHERMHTGERPFSCPLCPKSFASRTGLSDHQKTHREENLRSCTFCDKVFSTPSSLRDHVRLHTGQKLHPCSLCSKSFNRPGLLRKHLQKHAEEEDVLDALRRGETPHRCLQCRKDFSSAEKLQLHQQLHQSALQFACDVCGRSFTRASRLKDHVRSHTGEKPYQCDVCQKRFSVQRVFRKHQEIHSREGHASSTAAAADNVMPGHVSDKRHVCSICSKSFLRPVRLRRHMRIHIRDGLIAVPADKEFWFNMQNVEGEGGAMKNEEEEGLEEEDSQELSAPAPKSRPPPGNHGNGLVSKEDGGDVSGLINSDGEEEDWRPALVEPGGGDGGSEAKAAAPALAGGGDGKRKHCCPVCGRDCFKASALQKHLRIHSGERPFHCSACNKSFTQQVHLTEHRRIHTGEKPYTCSDCGKSFTFSSALRRHQRLHADTRPYQCSACQKTFKYQSSLKNHQLTHSGVRYQCPLCSKSFSRALELTYHVDMHSAARPYFCEICKKNLSGARIFRKHMKKHESSNSAPPSLPRDGAAATTTTPSAGGATEGQRV; encoded by the exons atgaatggAGTGAAGgtggaggaagcagcagcagaagacagaggagaggagagtccGCGGCGTCCAGCTCCAG GAGCGTGGACGCATCCAGACGTCCTGACACCAGAGGAACCGGAGGAACCTGCGTTACAACATGGCGGCCGTCCGTCAAAATGCCGTCACCGCTGTTCAATCTGCGGCAGGGAGTTTTCCCGTCCGTCTCGCCTCTCAGACCACATGGCGACGCACGCGGGCGTCAAGCCGCACGGCTGCTCCGTGTGCGGGAAACGCTTCTCCAAGAAGATCAATGTGTCGGCGCACCAGCGCGTCCACACCGGGGAGAAGCCGTACTCCTGTCCCGACTGCGGCGTCAGATACGCCCAGCTGAGCTGCCTGAGGAGGCACCGGCTCGGACACGCCGCAGAGAAGCCCCACCAGTGCACCATGTGCGGGCGAGGGTTCGTCCAGCGGCGGCATCTCGTGCAGCACGAGCGGATGCACACGGGTGAGAGGCCATTCTCCTGCCCGCTGTGCCCCAAGAGCTTTGCCTCCAGGACGGGCCTCAGCGATCACCAGAAGACCCACAGAGAGGAGAACCTACGCTCGTGCACGTTCTGCGACAAGGTCTTCAGCACGCCGTCGTCCCTCCGGGATCACGTGCGGCTCCACACGGGACAGAAGCTCCACCCCTGCTCGCTGTGCAGCAAGAGCTTCAACCGACCGGGCCTGCTGAGGAAGCACCTGCAGAAACACGCCGAGGAGGAAGACGTGCTCGACGCTCTGCGGAGG GGGGAGACGCCTCACCGCTGCCTCCAGTGCCGCAAAGACTTCTCCTCTGCCGAGAAGCTGCAGTTgcaccagcagctccaccagAGCGCGCTGCAGTTCGCCTGCGACGTCTGCGGCCGTAGTTTCACCAGAGCATCGCGGCTAAAGGACCATGTAAGGTCCCACACGGGGGAGAAACCGTACCAGTGCGATGTCTGCCAGAAACGATTCTCAGTGCAGCGGGTGTTCAGGAAGCACCAAGAGATCCACAGCAGGGAGGGACACGCCtcctccaccgccgccgccgccgacaaTGTGATGCCGGGCCACGTGTCTGACAAACGCCACGTCTGCAGCATCTGCTCCAAGAGCTTCTTGCGGCCCGTCCGGCTGCGCAGACACATGAGGATCCACATCAGGGACGGACTCATCGCCGTCCCCGCCGACAAG GAGTTCTGGTTCAACATGCAGaatgtggagggggagggaggggcgatgaagaacgaggaggaggagggtctggAAGAGGAG GACTCGCAGGAACTCTCCGCCCCTGCCCCTAAGTCCAGACCGCCGCCTGGTAACCATGGCAATGGCTTAGTGTcaaaggaggacggaggagacgTCAGCGGCCTGATAAACTCtgacggagaggaagaagactGGAGACCGGCGCTCGTGG AACCaggcggcggcgacggcggcTCGGAGGCAAAGGCGGCGGCGCCGGCTTTAGCAGGTGGTGGCGACGGTAAAAGGAAGCACTGCTGTCCGGTGTGCGGTCGCGACTGCTTCAAAGCATCAGCGCTGCAGAAGCACCTGAGGATTCACTCGGGCGAGCGTCCGTTCCACTGCTCCGCCTGCAACAAGAGCTTCACGCAGCAGGTGCACCTGACGGAGCACCGGAGGATCCACACCGGAGAGAAGCCCTACACCTGCTCCGACTGCGGCAAGAGCTTCACCTTCTCCAGCGCTCTGCGCCGCCACCAGCGGCTGCACGCCGACACCCGGCCGTACCAGTGCTCCGCCTGCCAGAAGACCTTCAAGTACCAGAGCTCGCTCAAGAACCACCAGCTGACGCACTCAGGCGTCCGCTACCAGTGTCCGCTGTGCAGCAAGAGCTTCAGCCGCGCCCTGGAGCTCACCTACCACGTGGACATGCACTCGGCCGCTCGGCCGTACTTCTGCGAAATCTGCAAAAAGAACCTGAGCGGAGCGCGGATCTTCCGCAAACACATGAAGAAACACGAGTCCTCGAACTCGGCGCCGCCATCGCTGCCACGAGACGGAGCGgcagcgacgacgacgacgccgTCGGCGGGCGGAGCCACCGAGGGTCAGAGGGTCTGA
- the LOC118284999 gene encoding zinc finger protein 883-like isoform X1 produces the protein MNGVKVEEAAAEDRGEESPRRPAPGAWTHPDVLTPEEPEEPALQHGGRPSKCRHRCSICGREFSRPSRLSDHMATHAGVKPHGCSVCGKRFSKKINVSAHQRVHTGEKPYSCPDCGVRYAQLSCLRRHRLGHAAEKPHQCTMCGRGFVQRRHLVQHERMHTGERPFSCPLCPKSFASRTGLSDHQKTHREENLRSCTFCDKVFSTPSSLRDHVRLHTGQKLHPCSLCSKSFNRPGLLRKHLQKHAEEEDVLDALRRGETPHRCLQCRKDFSSAEKLQLHQQLHQSALQFACDVCGRSFTRASRLKDHVRSHTGEKPYQCDVCQKRFSVQRVFRKHQEIHSREGHASSTAAAADNVMPGHVSDKRHVCSICSKSFLRPVRLRRHMRIHIRDGLIAVPADKEFWFNMQNVEGEGGAMKNEEEEGLEEEDSQELSAPAPKSRPPPGNHGNGLVSKEDGGDVSGLINSDGEEEDWRPALVDSSCLPTEPGGGDGGSEAKAAAPALAGGGDGKRKHCCPVCGRDCFKASALQKHLRIHSGERPFHCSACNKSFTQQVHLTEHRRIHTGEKPYTCSDCGKSFTFSSALRRHQRLHADTRPYQCSACQKTFKYQSSLKNHQLTHSGVRYQCPLCSKSFSRALELTYHVDMHSAARPYFCEICKKNLSGARIFRKHMKKHESSNSAPPSLPRDGAAATTTTPSAGGATEGQRV, from the exons atgaatggAGTGAAGgtggaggaagcagcagcagaagacagaggagaggagagtccGCGGCGTCCAGCTCCAG GAGCGTGGACGCATCCAGACGTCCTGACACCAGAGGAACCGGAGGAACCTGCGTTACAACATGGCGGCCGTCCGTCAAAATGCCGTCACCGCTGTTCAATCTGCGGCAGGGAGTTTTCCCGTCCGTCTCGCCTCTCAGACCACATGGCGACGCACGCGGGCGTCAAGCCGCACGGCTGCTCCGTGTGCGGGAAACGCTTCTCCAAGAAGATCAATGTGTCGGCGCACCAGCGCGTCCACACCGGGGAGAAGCCGTACTCCTGTCCCGACTGCGGCGTCAGATACGCCCAGCTGAGCTGCCTGAGGAGGCACCGGCTCGGACACGCCGCAGAGAAGCCCCACCAGTGCACCATGTGCGGGCGAGGGTTCGTCCAGCGGCGGCATCTCGTGCAGCACGAGCGGATGCACACGGGTGAGAGGCCATTCTCCTGCCCGCTGTGCCCCAAGAGCTTTGCCTCCAGGACGGGCCTCAGCGATCACCAGAAGACCCACAGAGAGGAGAACCTACGCTCGTGCACGTTCTGCGACAAGGTCTTCAGCACGCCGTCGTCCCTCCGGGATCACGTGCGGCTCCACACGGGACAGAAGCTCCACCCCTGCTCGCTGTGCAGCAAGAGCTTCAACCGACCGGGCCTGCTGAGGAAGCACCTGCAGAAACACGCCGAGGAGGAAGACGTGCTCGACGCTCTGCGGAGG GGGGAGACGCCTCACCGCTGCCTCCAGTGCCGCAAAGACTTCTCCTCTGCCGAGAAGCTGCAGTTgcaccagcagctccaccagAGCGCGCTGCAGTTCGCCTGCGACGTCTGCGGCCGTAGTTTCACCAGAGCATCGCGGCTAAAGGACCATGTAAGGTCCCACACGGGGGAGAAACCGTACCAGTGCGATGTCTGCCAGAAACGATTCTCAGTGCAGCGGGTGTTCAGGAAGCACCAAGAGATCCACAGCAGGGAGGGACACGCCtcctccaccgccgccgccgccgacaaTGTGATGCCGGGCCACGTGTCTGACAAACGCCACGTCTGCAGCATCTGCTCCAAGAGCTTCTTGCGGCCCGTCCGGCTGCGCAGACACATGAGGATCCACATCAGGGACGGACTCATCGCCGTCCCCGCCGACAAG GAGTTCTGGTTCAACATGCAGaatgtggagggggagggaggggcgatgaagaacgaggaggaggagggtctggAAGAGGAG GACTCGCAGGAACTCTCCGCCCCTGCCCCTAAGTCCAGACCGCCGCCTGGTAACCATGGCAATGGCTTAGTGTcaaaggaggacggaggagacgTCAGCGGCCTGATAAACTCtgacggagaggaagaagactGGAGACCGGCGCTCGTGG ATTCTTCGTGTCTCCCGACAGAACCaggcggcggcgacggcggcTCGGAGGCAAAGGCGGCGGCGCCGGCTTTAGCAGGTGGTGGCGACGGTAAAAGGAAGCACTGCTGTCCGGTGTGCGGTCGCGACTGCTTCAAAGCATCAGCGCTGCAGAAGCACCTGAGGATTCACTCGGGCGAGCGTCCGTTCCACTGCTCCGCCTGCAACAAGAGCTTCACGCAGCAGGTGCACCTGACGGAGCACCGGAGGATCCACACCGGAGAGAAGCCCTACACCTGCTCCGACTGCGGCAAGAGCTTCACCTTCTCCAGCGCTCTGCGCCGCCACCAGCGGCTGCACGCCGACACCCGGCCGTACCAGTGCTCCGCCTGCCAGAAGACCTTCAAGTACCAGAGCTCGCTCAAGAACCACCAGCTGACGCACTCAGGCGTCCGCTACCAGTGTCCGCTGTGCAGCAAGAGCTTCAGCCGCGCCCTGGAGCTCACCTACCACGTGGACATGCACTCGGCCGCTCGGCCGTACTTCTGCGAAATCTGCAAAAAGAACCTGAGCGGAGCGCGGATCTTCCGCAAACACATGAAGAAACACGAGTCCTCGAACTCGGCGCCGCCATCGCTGCCACGAGACGGAGCGgcagcgacgacgacgacgccgTCGGCGGGCGGAGCCACCGAGGGTCAGAGGGTCTGA